The Miltoncostaea oceani genome includes a region encoding these proteins:
- a CDS encoding purine-nucleoside phosphorylase: MTSTDPYTAAHAAGDAIRERLGEHRVALVLGSGWADVVPMLGTVRDGVPMPELPGFPEPAVQGHSGMAHSVDADGVPLLVMAGRAHLYEEHPVPTVVHGVRAAVLSGCATVVLTNAAGSLMPEHGPGTPVMIRDHLNLTGANPMTGADPPAGMPGRFSDLTDLYSPRLRAAAAAAVPGIPEGVYAGLLGGSYETPAEIAMLRSWGADLVGMSTVLEAIAARHLGAEVAGVSLVTNLAAGMSAEALDHREVLATGKASVPRLAELLRAVVAAA, from the coding sequence ATGACGAGCACGGACCCGTACACCGCCGCCCACGCCGCCGGCGACGCGATCCGCGAGCGCCTCGGGGAGCACCGCGTCGCGCTGGTCCTCGGCTCGGGCTGGGCCGACGTCGTCCCGATGCTCGGCACGGTGCGCGACGGGGTGCCGATGCCGGAGCTCCCGGGCTTCCCGGAGCCGGCGGTGCAGGGGCACTCGGGCATGGCCCACTCGGTGGACGCCGACGGCGTCCCCCTGCTGGTGATGGCCGGCCGCGCCCACCTCTACGAGGAGCACCCCGTGCCGACCGTGGTCCACGGCGTGCGCGCCGCGGTCCTGTCGGGCTGCGCGACGGTCGTGCTCACCAACGCCGCCGGCTCCCTGATGCCCGAGCACGGCCCCGGCACGCCGGTGATGATCCGCGACCACCTGAACCTGACGGGCGCCAACCCCATGACGGGGGCCGACCCGCCGGCGGGCATGCCCGGGCGGTTCTCGGACCTCACCGACCTCTACAGCCCCCGCCTGCGCGCCGCGGCGGCCGCCGCGGTCCCGGGCATCCCCGAGGGCGTGTACGCGGGCCTGCTCGGCGGCTCCTACGAGACCCCCGCCGAGATCGCGATGCTGCGGTCGTGGGGGGCGGACCTCGTGGGGATGTCGACCGTGCTCGAGGCGATCGCCGCCCGCCACCTCGGCGCCGAGGTCGCCGGGGTCTCGCTCGTCACGAACCTCGCCGCCGGGATGTCCGCCGAGGCCCTCGACCACCGGGAGGTGCTCGCCACCGGGAAGGCGTCGGTGCCGCGGCTGGCCGAGCTGCTGCGCGCGGTGGTCGCCGCCGCCTGA
- a CDS encoding TIGR00730 family Rossman fold protein gives MPELRTVCVYAGSSPGADPAYAAAAAALGTEIGRRGMGMVYGGGSVGLMGIAADAALAAGAPVTGIIPAALHAREISKIDLTELVVVDSMHERKFLMAERSDAFAALPGGVGTIEELVEALTWTQLGIHRKPVGLLDVAGYWAPLTTMLDAARDARFVRPEHRDMLLSEREPAALLDALAAWEPLALDKWMDGGPPAV, from the coding sequence GTGCCCGAGCTCAGGACAGTCTGCGTCTACGCCGGATCCAGCCCCGGAGCCGACCCCGCGTACGCCGCGGCGGCGGCGGCGCTCGGGACGGAGATCGGCCGGCGTGGGATGGGGATGGTCTACGGCGGCGGCAGCGTCGGGTTGATGGGGATCGCCGCCGACGCCGCCCTCGCCGCCGGGGCGCCCGTCACCGGGATCATCCCCGCGGCGCTGCACGCCCGGGAGATCTCGAAGATCGACCTCACCGAGCTCGTCGTCGTCGACTCGATGCACGAGCGGAAGTTCCTGATGGCGGAGCGCTCCGACGCGTTCGCGGCGTTGCCCGGCGGCGTCGGGACCATCGAGGAGCTCGTCGAGGCCCTCACGTGGACGCAGCTCGGCATCCACCGCAAACCCGTCGGGCTGCTCGACGTCGCCGGCTACTGGGCGCCGCTCACCACCATGCTCGACGCCGCCCGCGACGCCCGGTTCGTGCGTCCCGAGCACCGCGACATGCTCCTCTCCGAACGCGAACCCGCCGCGCTCCTCGACGCCCTCGCGGCGTGGGAGCCGCTCGCGCTCGACAAGTGGATGGACGGCGGGCCCCCCGCCGTCTGA
- a CDS encoding carbohydrate kinase family protein: protein MSPPPVVVVGDVMTDVVARTDRPLAPASDTPAEIVMRPGGSAANTAAWLGGLGVPVVFVGCVGDDAAGREAARALESSGVDARLTVAPGAATGACVVLVDAGGERTMLPDAGANALLGVSAVPWDLLSAGGHLHVSGYALLRASTRDAAVAALERAHDAGVTTSVDPASAAPLAEVGGATFRALVRGVDVVLATLDEAEVLCGSRDPRVVSDSLLAGHREVVLKLGRDGAMWRDAAGGEARVPSAEPPGPVVDTTGAGDAFAAGWLAARRTGADPEAALATACRMAASVVTIPGARPTPG from the coding sequence GTGAGCCCACCCCCGGTGGTGGTGGTGGGCGACGTCATGACGGACGTCGTGGCGCGCACCGACCGGCCGCTGGCGCCGGCGAGCGACACCCCCGCGGAGATCGTGATGCGCCCCGGGGGGTCCGCGGCGAACACGGCCGCGTGGCTCGGCGGCCTCGGGGTGCCGGTGGTGTTCGTGGGGTGCGTCGGCGACGACGCGGCGGGGCGCGAGGCGGCCCGTGCCCTGGAGTCGTCGGGGGTGGATGCGCGGCTGACGGTGGCGCCGGGCGCCGCGACGGGGGCGTGCGTGGTGCTGGTCGATGCGGGTGGTGAGCGGACGATGCTGCCCGACGCGGGGGCGAACGCCCTGCTCGGGGTGTCGGCGGTGCCGTGGGACCTGTTGTCGGCCGGCGGGCACCTGCACGTCTCGGGGTACGCCCTGCTGCGGGCGTCGACCCGGGATGCGGCGGTGGCGGCGCTGGAGCGCGCCCACGACGCGGGGGTGACGACGTCGGTCGACCCGGCGTCGGCGGCGCCGCTCGCGGAGGTCGGCGGGGCGACGTTCCGGGCGCTGGTGCGGGGCGTCGACGTGGTCCTCGCGACCCTCGACGAGGCGGAGGTGCTGTGCGGGTCCCGCGACCCGCGGGTCGTGTCCGACAGCCTGCTGGCAGGGCACCGCGAGGTGGTGCTGAAGCTCGGCCGCGACGGCGCGATGTGGCGCGACGCGGCGGGCGGCGAGGCGCGGGTCCCCTCCGCCGAGCCCCCCGGCCCGGTGGTGGACACGACGGGGGCGGGCGACGCGTTCGCCGCCGGCTGGCTCGCCGCCCGCCGCACCGGCGCCGACCCGGAGGCCGCCCTGGCGACGGCGTGCCGGATGGCGGCGAGCGTCGTCACGATCCCGGGGGCGCGGCCCACCCCGGGGTGA
- a CDS encoding aldehyde dehydrogenase family protein — protein MTTTPRQDAAASELARTLADYVPSIEGRDIVTIRPRYGLVIDGEERPGRDGVVFPTVEPATGDTLAEVAEASAADVDDAVAAARRAYEGGWRDMPGRTRAKYLFRLARLVQDRSRELAVLESIDGGKPIRESRDVDVPLAAAHLFHHAGWADKLAYAVPGMRARPLGVVGQIIPWNFPLLMAAWKIAPALACGNTVVLKPAETTPLTALLLAELVREAEIPPGVVNVVTGAGATGAALASHPGVDKVAFTGSTEVGKAIRRALAGTGTRLTLELGGKGAHLVFDDAALDQAVEGIVDGIFFNQGHVCCAGSRLLVQEGVADELMDRLLRRIELLRTGDPLDKNTDVGAINSLAQLEIIRGYVDGAAERGCRIDQPSRPLPERGFFFPPTIVSGAGASDPIVREEVFGPVLTVETFRTEAEAVAKANATRYGLSAGVWTEKGSRILWVSQRLRAGVVWANCFNQFDPASPFGGVRESGFGREGGRQGLAEYLALEPVPA, from the coding sequence ATGACCACGACCCCCCGTCAGGACGCCGCCGCGTCCGAGCTGGCGCGCACCCTCGCCGATTACGTCCCCTCCATCGAGGGGCGCGACATCGTCACGATCCGCCCGCGGTACGGGCTGGTGATCGACGGCGAGGAGCGGCCGGGACGCGACGGGGTCGTGTTCCCGACGGTCGAGCCCGCGACCGGCGACACGCTGGCCGAGGTGGCCGAGGCGTCCGCCGCCGACGTCGACGACGCCGTCGCCGCGGCCCGGCGCGCCTACGAGGGCGGCTGGCGCGACATGCCGGGCCGCACGCGCGCGAAGTACCTGTTCCGCCTCGCCCGACTCGTGCAGGACCGCAGCCGCGAGCTGGCGGTGCTCGAGTCGATCGACGGCGGCAAGCCGATCCGCGAGTCGCGCGACGTCGACGTCCCCCTCGCCGCGGCGCACCTCTTCCACCACGCCGGGTGGGCCGACAAGCTCGCGTACGCCGTCCCGGGGATGCGGGCACGCCCGCTCGGGGTCGTCGGGCAGATCATCCCCTGGAACTTCCCCCTGCTGATGGCCGCCTGGAAGATCGCGCCGGCGCTGGCGTGCGGCAACACGGTGGTGCTGAAGCCCGCCGAGACGACGCCGCTGACGGCCCTGCTGCTCGCCGAGCTCGTCCGCGAGGCCGAGATCCCGCCCGGCGTCGTCAACGTCGTGACGGGGGCGGGCGCGACCGGCGCGGCGCTGGCGTCGCACCCCGGCGTCGACAAGGTCGCGTTCACCGGCTCCACCGAGGTGGGCAAGGCGATCCGCCGCGCCCTCGCGGGCACCGGGACCCGCCTGACCCTGGAGCTGGGGGGCAAGGGCGCCCACCTGGTGTTCGACGACGCCGCGCTCGACCAGGCCGTCGAGGGCATCGTGGACGGCATCTTCTTCAACCAGGGCCACGTCTGCTGCGCCGGCTCGCGCCTGCTGGTGCAGGAGGGCGTCGCGGACGAGCTGATGGACCGCCTCCTCCGCCGCATCGAGCTGCTCCGCACCGGCGACCCGCTCGACAAGAACACCGACGTCGGCGCGATCAACTCGCTCGCCCAGCTCGAGATCATCCGCGGCTACGTCGACGGGGCCGCCGAGCGGGGCTGCCGCATCGACCAGCCGAGCCGCCCGCTGCCGGAGCGGGGCTTCTTCTTCCCGCCGACGATCGTCAGCGGCGCCGGGGCGTCCGACCCGATCGTGCGCGAGGAGGTGTTCGGCCCCGTGCTCACCGTCGAGACGTTCCGCACCGAGGCGGAGGCCGTCGCGAAGGCGAACGCCACCCGGTACGGCCTGTCGGCGGGTGTGTGGACGGAGAAGGGCTCGCGCATCCTGTGGGTGTCGCAGCGGCTCCGCGCGGGCGTGGTCTGGGCGAACTGCTTCAACCAGTTCGACCCGGCGAGCCCGTTCGGCGGCGTCCGCGAGTCGGGCTTCGGCCGCGAGGGGGGCCGCCAGGGCCTCGCCGAGTACCTCGCCCTGGAGCCGGTGCCCGCGTGA
- a CDS encoding NAD(P)/FAD-dependent oxidoreductase, producing MDQQHAHRVVVVGGGFGGLQAVRHLKRSPAAVTLIDRRNFHLFQPLLYQVATGALSPGEIAAPLRGVLKRQGNATVVLAEVQGIDLDRRVVRTRAVGGGRESEVGYDTLIVAAGARHSYFGNDEWARVAPGLKSLEDALELRRRILTAFEAAEVEPDPDVQRALLTFVVVGAGPTGVELAGQIAEIARDTVRRDFRHIDPTTARIVLVEGAARVLTAFPESLSAKAERQLAALGVTVRDSRLVTDVDADGVTLSPAGDGDGGSERLDARTVVWAAGVAASPLATALAEGSGAALDRAGRITVEPDLTLPGHPEVFALGDMVRVSDGAGGQIPLPGVAPAAMQQGRYAAKVIRARLAGTEPPSRFTYTDKGNLATIGRMKAVGEIRGAKLSGTLAWLGWLFIHLFYLTGLQNRLLVFIRWTVSFLTRGRGARLITGGAEDPVASPASAEAEVHRS from the coding sequence GTGGACCAGCAGCACGCACATCGCGTCGTCGTGGTGGGGGGCGGGTTCGGCGGCCTCCAGGCCGTCCGGCACCTGAAGCGGTCCCCCGCGGCCGTGACCCTCATCGACCGCCGCAACTTCCACCTCTTCCAGCCGCTGCTCTACCAGGTGGCGACGGGCGCGCTCTCTCCCGGTGAGATCGCCGCGCCCCTGCGCGGCGTGCTGAAGCGCCAGGGCAACGCGACCGTCGTGCTCGCCGAGGTGCAGGGCATCGACCTCGACCGGCGCGTCGTGCGCACCCGCGCCGTGGGCGGGGGGCGCGAGTCGGAGGTGGGGTACGACACGCTGATCGTCGCCGCCGGCGCCCGCCACTCCTACTTCGGCAACGACGAGTGGGCGCGGGTCGCCCCCGGCCTGAAGTCGCTGGAGGACGCCCTCGAGCTGCGGCGGCGCATCCTCACCGCCTTCGAGGCGGCCGAGGTCGAGCCCGACCCCGACGTCCAGCGCGCCCTCCTGACCTTCGTGGTGGTCGGCGCCGGCCCCACCGGGGTCGAGCTGGCCGGGCAGATCGCGGAGATCGCGCGCGACACCGTCCGCCGGGACTTCCGCCACATCGACCCGACCACGGCGCGGATCGTGCTGGTCGAGGGAGCCGCGCGCGTCCTCACCGCCTTCCCCGAGTCGTTGTCGGCGAAGGCCGAGCGCCAGCTCGCGGCCCTCGGCGTCACCGTCCGCGACAGCCGCCTCGTGACCGACGTCGACGCCGACGGCGTGACCCTGTCGCCCGCCGGCGACGGCGACGGCGGGTCCGAGCGCCTCGACGCCCGCACGGTCGTGTGGGCCGCCGGCGTCGCGGCGTCGCCGCTCGCGACCGCGCTCGCCGAGGGGTCCGGCGCCGCGCTCGACCGCGCCGGCCGCATCACCGTGGAACCCGACCTGACGCTCCCCGGCCACCCGGAGGTGTTCGCGCTCGGCGACATGGTCCGGGTCTCCGACGGCGCCGGCGGCCAGATCCCCCTGCCGGGTGTCGCGCCGGCGGCGATGCAGCAGGGGCGCTACGCGGCGAAGGTGATCCGCGCGCGCCTCGCCGGCACCGAGCCCCCGTCCCGGTTCACCTACACCGACAAGGGCAACCTGGCGACCATCGGCCGCATGAAGGCCGTCGGCGAGATCCGCGGGGCGAAGCTGTCGGGCACGCTCGCCTGGCTCGGGTGGCTGTTCATCCACCTCTTCTACCTCACGGGCCTCCAGAACCGGCTGCTCGTGTTCATCCGGTGGACCGTCTCGTTCCTGACCCGCGGCCGCGGCGCGCGCCTCATCACGGGCGGCGCCGAGGACCCCGTCGCCTCCCCCGCGTCCGCGGAGGCGGAGGTCCACCGCTCCTAG
- a CDS encoding aldehyde dehydrogenase family protein, giving the protein MSDRVEVRKTYKLFIGGAFPRSESGRTFPVTGADGRLLAHVAQASRKDARDAVRAARGAQAGWAGRTAYNRAQIIYRVAEVLEGRAAQLRAELEAVGVTEAAARDDVEGAIDAAVYWAGFADKLDQLVGGVNPVSGPYLNLSNPVPLGVCALACPDDGGVRGVLGLVLPALAAGNAAVAVAGGPAALVTSTLGEVVATSDVPGGVVNLLTGDHAQLLPWLADHEDVDLIDLSGAPADMVEGLEERAAANLKRTPRTGGREDIATATAFCEIRTVWHPARI; this is encoded by the coding sequence GTGAGCGACCGCGTCGAGGTCCGCAAGACCTACAAGCTCTTCATCGGGGGGGCGTTCCCGCGCTCCGAGTCGGGGCGCACCTTCCCCGTCACCGGCGCCGACGGGCGCCTGCTCGCCCACGTGGCGCAGGCGTCGCGCAAGGACGCCCGCGACGCCGTGCGCGCCGCACGGGGCGCCCAGGCGGGGTGGGCGGGGCGCACCGCCTACAACCGCGCCCAGATCATCTACCGCGTGGCGGAGGTGCTGGAGGGGCGCGCCGCCCAGCTGCGGGCCGAGCTCGAGGCCGTCGGCGTGACGGAGGCGGCGGCGCGGGACGACGTGGAGGGGGCGATCGACGCGGCCGTCTACTGGGCGGGGTTCGCGGACAAGCTCGACCAGCTCGTCGGCGGGGTGAACCCGGTGTCCGGGCCGTACCTGAACCTGTCGAACCCGGTGCCGCTCGGTGTCTGCGCGCTGGCGTGCCCCGACGACGGCGGCGTCCGCGGCGTCCTCGGGCTGGTGCTGCCGGCGCTCGCGGCGGGCAACGCCGCGGTCGCGGTGGCCGGGGGCCCGGCGGCGCTCGTGACCAGCACCCTCGGCGAGGTGGTCGCGACCTCCGACGTGCCGGGGGGCGTCGTGAACCTGCTGACGGGCGACCACGCCCAGCTCCTGCCGTGGCTCGCCGACCACGAGGACGTCGACCTGATCGACCTGAGCGGCGCCCCCGCGGACATGGTGGAGGGCCTGGAGGAGCGGGCCGCGGCGAACCTGAAGCGCACGCCCCGCACGGGTGGCCGGGAGGACATCGCGACGGCGACGGCGTTCTGCGAGATCCGCACGGTCTGGCACCCCGCCCGCATCTGA
- a CDS encoding pseudouridine-5'-phosphate glycosidase produces MLEVTEEVAAALADRRPVVALESTIIAHGLPRPDNLRIAREIEGAVRAGGAVPATIAVLGGRVRVGLDDAALEEVAARGDVLKLGVRDLAPALVRGLPGATTVASTAHVAALAGIGAFATGGLGGVHREASATFDESADLTALAGAPVVVVCAGVKSILDVGATLERLETLSVPVLGYGTDHLAGFYLADSGHPVPWRVDDPGEVARIHAARRVLGLPQAVVVANPLPVAEQMDPALHDRVLADALAAAAAEGIGGKDATPFILGRFHAETGGESLRVNVALVLRNAGLAARIAAAMAG; encoded by the coding sequence ATGCTGGAGGTCACCGAGGAGGTCGCCGCGGCGCTCGCGGACCGCCGGCCCGTGGTGGCGCTGGAGTCGACGATCATCGCCCACGGCCTCCCGCGGCCGGACAACCTGCGGATCGCGCGGGAGATCGAGGGCGCGGTGCGGGCCGGGGGCGCGGTGCCGGCGACGATCGCCGTGCTCGGCGGCCGGGTGCGCGTCGGTCTCGACGACGCGGCGCTCGAGGAGGTCGCCGCCCGGGGGGACGTGTTGAAGCTCGGGGTGCGCGACCTCGCCCCGGCGCTGGTGCGGGGCCTGCCGGGGGCGACGACGGTGGCGAGCACCGCCCACGTCGCGGCGCTCGCCGGGATCGGCGCCTTCGCGACGGGGGGGTTGGGCGGGGTCCACCGCGAGGCCTCGGCGACGTTCGACGAGTCGGCGGACCTGACGGCCCTGGCGGGGGCGCCGGTCGTGGTGGTCTGCGCGGGCGTGAAGTCCATCCTCGACGTCGGCGCGACCCTGGAGCGCCTCGAGACCCTCTCGGTCCCGGTGCTCGGGTACGGCACCGACCACCTCGCGGGCTTCTACCTCGCGGACTCGGGGCATCCGGTGCCGTGGCGGGTCGACGACCCCGGCGAGGTGGCGCGCATCCACGCCGCCCGTCGGGTGCTGGGCCTGCCGCAGGCGGTGGTGGTGGCGAACCCGCTCCCCGTCGCCGAGCAGATGGACCCCGCCCTGCACGACCGCGTCCTCGCGGACGCGCTGGCGGCGGCGGCGGCGGAGGGGATCGGGGGGAAGGACGCGACGCCGTTCATCCTCGGGCGGTTCCATGCGGAGACGGGGGGCGAGAGCCTGCGCGTGAACGTGGCGCTGGTGCTCCGCAACGCGGGGCTGGCGGCGCGCATCGCCGCCGCGATGGCGGGGTGA
- a CDS encoding phospho-sugar mutase has product MPAVGPELRARVEEWIARDPDPGTRDELAALLAAGDGAALAARFAGRLAFGTAGLRGTMGGGPARMNRAVVRESAAGIARYLVEEVPDARRRGVVVAHDARRMSTAFAADCAEVLAAHGLPVTLGTGPLPTPVGVFAIRRLGAAAGIVVTASHNPAADNGLKLYMGDGAQIVPPVDGRVAAAIDAVARDGVISIPGAAGAGVAPLDDAVIDDYVAATIARVPAPPVPIRIATTAMHGVGGALLARLLAAAGHSDVHVVAAQQEPDPGFPTVAFPNPEEPGATDLLAARMRETGAVLGLALDPDADRVAVLVPGPDGGTRQLTGDEVGGLLGDWLLGEVTSGPDRLVTSSVVSSQLLAKVAAHHGARHAETLTGFKWLSRPAMEHPGWTQVLAYEEAIGYAVGPDVRDKDGLSAALAVASMASAYAGRGRTLPDALDDLHRSHGAHVTANFSLRDESPGGAERRAALVGRLAGDPPAAVGPLAVRAATPLAPDVLRLDLDGGVRVIVRPSGTEPKLKCYCEAVEPAPDGDVAAARARAGATLAAVRSGLEPLLLA; this is encoded by the coding sequence ATGCCCGCGGTCGGCCCGGAGCTGCGCGCGCGGGTCGAGGAGTGGATCGCCCGGGACCCCGACCCGGGGACCCGGGACGAGCTCGCGGCCCTGCTCGCCGCCGGCGACGGCGCGGCGCTCGCCGCGCGGTTCGCCGGCCGGCTCGCGTTCGGCACCGCCGGCCTGCGGGGCACGATGGGCGGCGGCCCGGCCCGCATGAACCGCGCCGTCGTGCGCGAGTCGGCGGCGGGGATCGCCCGCTACCTGGTGGAGGAGGTGCCCGACGCCCGGCGGCGGGGCGTCGTGGTGGCCCACGACGCGCGGCGCATGTCCACCGCGTTCGCCGCCGACTGCGCCGAGGTGCTCGCGGCCCACGGCCTGCCGGTGACGCTCGGGACGGGTCCGCTGCCGACACCCGTCGGAGTGTTCGCGATCCGCCGCCTCGGCGCCGCCGCCGGGATCGTGGTGACGGCGAGCCACAACCCCGCCGCCGACAACGGGCTGAAGCTCTACATGGGCGACGGCGCCCAGATCGTCCCGCCGGTGGATGGCCGGGTCGCCGCGGCCATCGACGCAGTGGCGCGCGACGGGGTCATCTCGATCCCCGGCGCGGCGGGCGCCGGGGTCGCGCCCCTCGACGACGCCGTGATCGACGACTACGTGGCCGCGACGATCGCCCGCGTCCCCGCCCCGCCCGTCCCGATCCGGATCGCCACGACGGCGATGCACGGCGTGGGGGGCGCGCTGCTCGCCCGTTTGCTCGCCGCGGCGGGGCACTCCGACGTCCACGTCGTCGCCGCCCAGCAGGAGCCCGACCCGGGCTTCCCGACCGTCGCGTTCCCCAACCCCGAGGAGCCGGGCGCCACCGACCTCCTGGCCGCGCGGATGCGCGAGACGGGCGCCGTCCTCGGGCTCGCCCTCGACCCCGACGCCGACCGCGTCGCCGTGCTGGTGCCCGGCCCCGACGGGGGGACCCGCCAGCTGACGGGTGACGAGGTGGGGGGCCTGCTCGGCGACTGGCTCCTCGGCGAGGTGACCTCGGGGCCGGATCGTCTGGTGACGTCGAGCGTGGTGTCGTCGCAGCTCCTGGCGAAGGTCGCGGCCCACCACGGCGCGCGTCACGCCGAGACGCTCACGGGCTTCAAGTGGCTCTCGCGGCCCGCGATGGAGCACCCGGGGTGGACGCAGGTGCTCGCCTACGAGGAGGCCATCGGCTACGCCGTCGGCCCCGACGTGCGCGACAAGGACGGCCTGTCGGCGGCGCTCGCCGTCGCGTCGATGGCGTCCGCGTACGCGGGGCGCGGCCGCACCCTGCCCGACGCGCTCGACGACCTCCACCGCAGTCACGGCGCCCACGTGACAGCGAACTTCTCGCTGCGCGACGAGTCCCCCGGCGGCGCGGAGCGCCGGGCGGCGCTCGTCGGACGCCTCGCCGGCGACCCGCCCGCGGCCGTCGGCCCCCTCGCGGTGCGCGCCGCGACACCCCTCGCACCCGACGTACTGCGCCTCGACCTGGACGGCGGGGTCCGCGTGATCGTGCGGCCGTCGGGCACCGAGCCGAAGCTCAAGTGCTACTGCGAGGCGGTCGAGCCGGCGCCCGACGGCGACGTCGCCGCCGCCCGCGCGCGGGCCGGCGCGACGCTGGCCGCCGTCCGGTCGGGACTGGAGCCCCTGCTGCTCGCCTGA
- the deoC gene encoding deoxyribose-phosphate aldolase has protein sequence MTTLRRDARGAVIDGALLDAPLRVTAVDALALEARASRLTGRSIKRESKRAGLELAVRCIDLTTLEGADTPGKVRALCARALRPDPDDGSVPPVAAVCVYPSMVATARAHVAGSPVHVASVAGAFPSGQSPLADRLDEIRGAVADGADEIDIVINRGALLSGRIDVVHDEVAAAKEACGGAHLKTILETGELGSYEMVRLASMIAMAAGSDVIKTSTGKLPVSATPAVALCMAEAIREFRDATGREVGLKLAGGIRTSKQALGYLALVAETLGADALTPDRFRFGASTLLNDIVLQLRFARSGRYARTGDLPVD, from the coding sequence GTGACGACCCTCCGACGTGACGCACGCGGCGCCGTCATCGACGGCGCCCTGCTCGACGCCCCCCTGCGGGTGACGGCGGTCGACGCCCTGGCCCTCGAGGCCCGCGCGTCCCGCCTGACGGGCCGGTCGATCAAGCGCGAGAGCAAGCGCGCCGGGCTGGAGCTGGCGGTGCGCTGCATCGACCTCACCACCCTCGAGGGCGCCGACACGCCCGGCAAGGTGCGCGCCCTGTGCGCCCGGGCACTGCGCCCCGACCCCGACGACGGGTCGGTGCCGCCCGTCGCGGCCGTCTGCGTCTACCCGTCGATGGTCGCGACCGCCCGGGCGCACGTCGCCGGCTCGCCCGTGCACGTCGCGTCGGTGGCGGGGGCGTTCCCCTCCGGGCAGAGCCCCCTCGCCGACCGCCTCGACGAGATCCGCGGCGCGGTCGCGGACGGCGCCGACGAGATCGACATCGTCATCAACCGCGGCGCGCTGCTGTCGGGGCGCATCGACGTGGTGCACGACGAGGTCGCCGCCGCGAAGGAGGCCTGCGGCGGTGCCCACCTGAAGACGATCCTCGAGACCGGCGAGCTCGGCTCCTACGAGATGGTCCGGCTCGCCTCCATGATCGCGATGGCCGCCGGCAGCGACGTCATCAAGACCTCGACGGGCAAGCTGCCCGTGTCGGCGACCCCCGCCGTCGCGCTGTGCATGGCCGAGGCGATCCGCGAGTTCCGGGACGCCACCGGCCGGGAGGTGGGCCTGAAGCTCGCCGGCGGCATCCGCACCTCGAAGCAGGCCCTCGGCTACCTGGCCCTCGTCGCCGAGACCCTCGGCGCCGACGCCCTCACGCCCGACCGCTTCCGGTTCGGCGCCTCGACCCTCCTGAACGACATCGTCCTGCAGCTGCGCTTCGCGCGCTCCGGCCGCTACGCGCGGACCGGCGACCTCCCGGTGGACTGA
- a CDS encoding adenosine deaminase, translating into MDIDPQNVIRAPKVLLHDHLDGGVRPQTIVDLAREGGYDGLPTTNAEELRQVISRGANRNDLVLYLETFAHTVAVMQTREALERVAVECAEDLVADGVVYAEIRFAPELHIEKGLSLDEVVEAVLAGFARGTEGTGLTVRVLCSAMRQQASSLEIAELALRHRDHGVCGFDIAGPEAGHPPSRHLDAFSRVMRDDFHITIHAGEAFGLPSIAEALHVCGAERLGHGVRIIDDIHPDGEGGFTMGRLASFVRDRRVPLELCPTSNVHVGAAPSIAEHPIGLLTRLRFRVTVNTDNRLMSDTSLSREFLQLAATFGWDLDDMRWATINAMKSAFLPFDERLHLINRVIKPGYSMLGADG; encoded by the coding sequence ATGGACATCGACCCCCAGAACGTGATCCGCGCCCCGAAGGTGCTCCTCCACGACCACCTCGACGGCGGGGTCCGCCCCCAGACGATCGTCGACCTGGCGCGCGAGGGCGGCTACGACGGGCTGCCGACGACCAACGCGGAGGAGCTGCGGCAGGTCATCTCCCGCGGCGCGAACCGCAACGACCTCGTCCTCTACCTCGAGACGTTCGCCCACACCGTCGCGGTGATGCAGACCCGCGAGGCGCTGGAGCGCGTCGCGGTGGAGTGCGCGGAGGACCTCGTCGCCGACGGCGTCGTCTACGCGGAGATCCGCTTCGCCCCGGAGCTGCACATCGAGAAGGGCCTCAGCCTTGACGAGGTCGTCGAGGCGGTGCTCGCCGGGTTCGCGCGCGGCACGGAGGGGACGGGGCTCACCGTCCGCGTGCTGTGCTCGGCGATGCGCCAGCAGGCGAGCTCCCTGGAGATCGCGGAGCTGGCGTTGCGCCACCGCGACCACGGCGTCTGCGGGTTCGACATCGCCGGTCCCGAGGCGGGGCACCCGCCGTCGCGGCACCTCGACGCGTTCTCGCGGGTGATGCGTGACGACTTCCACATCACGATCCACGCGGGCGAGGCGTTCGGGCTGCCGTCGATCGCGGAGGCCCTGCACGTCTGCGGGGCGGAGCGCCTCGGGCACGGGGTGCGGATCATCGACGACATCCACCCCGACGGCGAGGGCGGGTTCACGATGGGGCGCCTCGCGTCGTTCGTGCGCGACCGCCGCGTGCCGCTGGAGCTGTGCCCGACGTCGAACGTCCACGTCGGCGCGGCCCCCTCGATCGCGGAGCACCCGATCGGGCTGCTGACGCGCCTGCGGTTCCGCGTCACGGTGAACACGGACAACCGGCTGATGAGCGACACGTCGCTGAGCCGGGAGTTCCTGCAGCTCGCCGCGACGTTCGGCTGGGACCTCGACGACATGCGGTGGGCGACGATCAACGCGATGAAGAGCGCGTTCCTGCCGTTCGACGAGCGCCTCCACCTGATCAACCGCGTCATCAAGCCGGGCTATTCGATGCTGGGCGCCGACGGCTGA